From one Gracilinanus agilis isolate LMUSP501 chromosome 5, AgileGrace, whole genome shotgun sequence genomic stretch:
- the TEX47 gene encoding testis-expressed protein 47 translates to MSAPTGAVNLTSHKSKINLHQGAGTSAAPHIHHVKHIGGKHDQKIVVPQIPRKNYLQYLEEKRRLQFKKFLLHRIFFVAKISENVDKKSITDYYEQLFQAILKSHLGESVTGIILIYPTTILHVLESSVGTIYRILTDYVSHEKAETAFLLHDLKILVVSHNIPTRLFLQWFASEVKAPVMYLEDVTQSQSKDEVVTECLTLVLKLGMYLFKNVKVGTKGPGDNLHSLVPDLLLPEEIIKYLCRAEGFLSPAMFLSMYNKPIHVTLDAEIVWPTPTPLG, encoded by the coding sequence ATGAGTGCGCCAACAGGGGCCGTAAACTTAACATCTCATAAGTCCAAAATTAATCTGCATCAAGGTGCTGGGACTTCTGCAGCACCTCATATCCACCATGTAAAGCATATTGGTGGAAAGCATGACCAGAAAATAGTGGTGCCACAGATCCCACGAAAAAATTACCTACAATATCTAGAAGAGAAACGAAGACTGCAGTTCAAGAAATTCCTTCTCCACAGAATATTTTTTGTGGCCAAAATATCAGAAAACGTGGACAAGAAAAGTATTACTGATTACTATGAGCAGCTCTTTCAAGCCATACTCAAGAGTCACCTGGGAGAAAGTGTTACTGGGATCATCCTTATATATCCTACAACCATTCTCCATGTTCTTGAGAGCTCTGTAGGGACCATTTACAGAATTCTTACTGACTATGTTTCTCATGAAAAGGCTGAAACTGCATTTTTGCTCCATGATCTTAAAATTTTAGTTGTATCCCACAACATCCCAACGAGACTCTTCCTGCAATGGTTCGCCTCTGAAGTCAAAGCACCTGTGATGTATCTGGAAGATGTCACCCAGTCACAATCTAAAGATGAGGTGGTCACTGAGTGCCTGACCCTGGTACTCAAACTTGGCATGTACCTTTTTAAGAATGTGAAAGTGGGCACTAAAGGACCAGGAGATAACTTGCACAGTCTTGTACCTGACCTTCTACTCCCTGAAGAAATCATCAAGTACCTTTGTAGAGCTGAAGGCTTCTTGAGCCCAGCGATGTTTTTATCAATGTATAACAAGCCTATTCATGTGACATTGGATGCAGAAATTGTGTGGCCCACCCCGACCCCTCTAGGATGA